The Amphiprion ocellaris isolate individual 3 ecotype Okinawa chromosome 12, ASM2253959v1, whole genome shotgun sequence region ttccaatcttctattgtccaattttggtgaaCCTGTGCCAATTGTatcctcagtttcctgttcttagctgacagaagtgacacctggtgtggtcttctgctgctgtagtccatcttcttcaaggctggatgtgttgtgtgttcagagatggtattctacATTTgttggttgtaaccagtggttattaGAGttcctgttgcctttctatcatctccaaccagtctgtccattctcctctgacctctcacatcatcAAGGTATTTTGTtccacacaactgctgctcactggatattttctctttttgggatcattctctgtaaactctagtgatggttgtgtgtgaaaatcccagtagatcagcagtttgtgaaatattcagaccaacaaccatgccacgttcacttaaatcccctttcttccccattctgatgctcgatttgagcatcagaatggggcaagttgtcttgaccacgtctacatgtctaaagttgcagccatgtgattggctgattagctatttgtgctAACAAGctattgaacaggtgtacctaataaagtggctggtgaTGCTTTTGAGAACAGTTTTCTCATGTCAAACTGAAGCTGAGATAGCAGTGGTTTAAAGTGATGTTTTGCTCCTTTCAGACTGTAGCTGGACTCATTGTGTGACCTTCTTGTTTTCAGGTGTGGTTTCAGAACCGCAGAGCCAagtggaggaagagagagaagtgTTGGGGTCGCAGCAGCGTGATGGCAGAGTACGGTCTGTACGGAGCGATGGTCCGACACTCCATCCCCCTGCCGGAGTCCATCCTCAAGTCAGCCAAGGACGGCATCACGGACTCCTACGCTCCCTGGCTACTGGGTGAGCAAGAGAAGAAACAATATACTGTAGGAGAGTTCTGCTTTTGTCACAGAAGCAGGgaagccattttttaaaaaatccgcTGTTAGAAAAGAGCCCTCATCTGTCATTTTAGTCCCCTCTGTGCAACAGAATCAACTCCTTTCTCACATCTCTCCTGAGATTTCAACCCAGACGACTTCTAATGAATCATCCTCTGTCACTGAAAATGGTTAAAgcaaacataaaatgttttaaccctcgtatcgtcctgcaggtcaaaactgacctgttttaaagtttgaaaatgtgggaaaaatattttcacaatgaaagttctgatgttcacattttcaacatttttgggaaatctttgaaaattttttgatggaaaaaaaagttaaaaatgtttcttaagaacattcacaaaaaaatcaaccaaaatccagcaaaattcactagattttggttgatttttttgtgaatgttcttaaggaaaatatcaaaagttttactgatatataggtaatcactttaaatatttttaggattttttttggaagatttttactcattttttgaaaatatttacaataattttcttgccaaatttggaggatttttaaaataaaacttttaagggaaacttttaaggaattattggaattttcttcccgaaggttttgcaaattttcagaaatttggggaatttttcctctgaatctttgtttttttttttcaagacaaggaagcaatattttttggtgcccataaatgaggacaacgggagggttaaaACCCACATCTTAACCCATTCTGTGTAAAGGAGCtactaaaaaatgtttctttttctcacaATTTTCTTATTTGGCTGAAAAATTCTGCATGGGAATAAACTAAAACTGCAGCTTCCAAACCACATGTggctaaaatttaaaaataagccTCTTTTTtcaacaataatacaaaaactgAAGAGTTTTCCAGGTTTTTCTGATTGTATTCTAAGATTAAACTGGATTCTCAGTGTTAAGCCTGACTCGCATCAGGAGCCAATAAAGGCATCAGCATGTCATTAAAATGTAGCTGTCAATACGGAGATAATCCCACTTCATCAGGACAGATTAGAGCAAATCTCCTCCCGCGCCTCGTGTCAATCGATTCGTTTAAATCATTTAGGTGAGTCTAATTGAATAAGAGCTGCTAGATTCACCCATTTAtacctcttcatcctcttccaCACTCTTTTTCAATGTCAAACACTGCAGTACGTGAcgaaatatcacttaaatgacttttttcaaggataaaatcaatttaattcactaaattattatattatatacatCAGTAGTGTCAAAGTCAGCCcctaaatgagaacaacagggttaaatgaaactgtttttttcatgcAGGGATGCACAAGAAGTCTGTTGAAACTACACACCCGTCTCCAGGAAAAGCCGGCAGCCTGacgcctccacctccacctgcaCCTGCACCTGCACCTGCAGCACTACAGGAGAAAACGGTGGACAAAGTGctgcaggaggagcagcagaagcagagcAAAGACACAAAGTCGCCGATTTCTAAGGAGGAGCTGAGGGAGAACAGTATCGCCGCGCTGCGAGCGAAGGCGCAGGAGCACAACGCCAAGATGCTCGGGACAGTTTCCGACAAAACGACGCACAAAGACGAGGCCGAGGATCAGGAGACGGAGCAGGAGACGGCAGAAATGGAGGAGAGTAACTGAAATGAATACAGACTGATGGTGAAAACGCCTGCAGGGCGACGTTTTGAACATTTCTCACAGGCAGGAGTTTTGTCTTATTGGTTGAGTTGAACCTTAATACATGCATTTAAACTGCAATCACACCTCTAAGAAGTTCATCAACTGaactgatcacatcatttctgcCTGTTTGATCTAAGAAATgtactaccatttaaaagtatggggtcacttagaaatgtccttattattggaagaaaagcagtttttttcagtgaatataacattaatcagaagtacagtctagacattgttaaccCTTAAATACACGACTGATTGGACCCTACattcttccataagtgggttaaaaatgactcatttataagaatcaatgtgtttttataccatttttgtcatttcgtttaagaataataattgtttgtattatatttctgtccacacaagaatgatgtcatgtttgaaatatgcttatttttcactttttaacagattttgagCGTTTTCATAAttggaaaaagaagaataatacACAGAGCatcaatagaagaatgtcaacatccattatGTTGACATTTCTCCACTTTTTCGTccaactgctgctgctctccatccctccaagtttgtgcatcacctcttgtatgatgttatcagtgataaaaagcttggggtagtaatacaaatattacaatttcttaaGAAGTATTAAAGGTagcttaaaaatttaaaaggaatgctatgaaaaacatgttttttgaagaatagctggaaaatgaaatgataaaaacttttcaatgcaaagatattgcAGGAAAACGACCTcatttatgcatctaagggttaatgtggtaaatgactattctagctggaaacagctgatttttaatggaatatctccatagggttacagaggaacatttccagcaaccatcactcctgtgttctaatgctacattgtgttagctaatggtgttgaaaggctaattgatgattagaaaacccttgtgcagttatgttagcacatggataaaagtgggagttttcatggaaaacatgaaattgcctgagtgaccccaaacttttgaaccgtagtgtaAAGTCGACCAAAACTTAATCCTGTCTGGGTGGAGGCTCAAGCACAGAAACAGATGTTCTGACATGGAGCTGCATtagaatatatataaatatatttattttctttaagatgCAGAGTTAACTGTGACATGGCAGCTTTTATACGCAATAAAAGAAACACCTTTATTTCAGATAAATGGAGCCGAGAAGTGGATTTTTATCTGCTAATAAGGAGTGTTTTTTGACGTCTGATAGATTATAAACCGGAAACTCTCACTGGTACGACTACAAATCCTGTGAAAAAGAAGTTAAAACTGTTTCTTCCGGGTGTACAAACAATTACGCTGTACATATTGAAAATGTCCATTAGTCAGTCCTGTACTATGATGTATAGAAAACACCAAttatgtttgtctctgtataaATGTAAGTGTAGTCTAATTAAAAGTTATACTGATATTTAAAATGCACCTGAATGCTTTTGTCGCCTCACTGTGATAGTAGATGTAATAAGATAATAAATACAGGGTTAAACTGAAGCGGAAATAAGCAGCAGGgattaaattaaactctttatCTGTAGGTTATGAGTTAAGACATGCAAAACTGTTCAATGCTGAACTGTGatgaaatgcaaattttaaaatcttttaaatcTGTAGATCTAACATTGAATCAACACCAGATATTCTGAAggaaaaactgaactaaaactgtaatttatatttagatttatAATAAATCTAATCACACCTGAACCATAGTCACTGCTTTAAATGCTCAGTAAGTTAATTTGTGCTCCATAAAACCTGCAATTAGATGAGATGAAGAATGTTTTTAGGTAAGATAAGGAagaaatacactgcctgtccaaaaaaaagttgctacctggatttaactaataTGTAAgaaccttccattggataattactacagtgatgaatacgtttcagctgcaacaacttatttaactctagctgatgcagtgaggagcttctcatttctgaaacaatcatgttggaagacatatcctgtggtcatggaaattATGTTAATTTGTCTCAGTAGGgacaaattattggcctgcatcaagcaaagaaaacaactaaggagatttctgaaactactaaaatgagGTTGAGAACCGTCCAAcgtattattaaaacctgaaggatagtggagaaccatcatcttggTGGAAGAAATGTggttggaacaaactcttagatgatcgtaggacatcaacagtagaactcacagctatgtttaatagtgaaagtaagaacaatGAGAAGGGAACTCAAATGACTgagactaaacagctgtagctctaagaaaaccactgatcagtgaagctaatcagaaaaaaaggcttcagtttgctgtggagtataaagattggactctggagcaatgaaagaaggtcatgtggtctgatgagtccagatttaccctgttccagagtgatgggggcatcagggtaagaagagaggcagatgaagtgatgccctcatcatggctagtgtctaccaccctgtgggggttagagttatgatctggggttgatCAGGTTGAAAActttgattttactagatattatctgtaagcAAAACAGGAAATCTATAAGATGAAagcttaaatttttttttcctgaatatactttttttttcaaatgacatATTTGGAAAATTTTAATATCTCTTGCTCATTTAAACatagtaaaaaaatattttgctgtgaaatgttgtaaaataactttatttccatttttggcCGTTTTTAGTGCTAAAATATggaatatttcttttatttttctttgaactTACTTGGCATTATCAGCAGTTTCACAGAAAAAATCTCTACAATACCAGTAAagctgcaatatttttttttttacagtgtacgcCTTAAGACGTCTAACTGGAATCTTTAACTCCTCATTTTAGATGTAAATAAGCaacagatgacattttaaatgatCGATTTCgtgtattcatgtttttgttttgttttaagatCAGTTAAACCTAAATCTTACATTTATCCCAAATTATTGTTCAGAACAGGTAAGCTTTTTATGTCTTAAAACGTCTGGAGGAGCTTTTCAATTAACCTTATTCGTGCATTTTATAATCCTGCCTCTTGCTGCAGCTctccaagaaaaaacaaaaagtgtcgGCGCATTTGCTTTGTAACCGCCCTTTAACGCATCACTCGTCAAGCCCTTCCTCTCCGGGGTTTCCAAGTTTTCCTCTTCACTTAAGTCGAGCAGGGGTAATCTCCCAAACAGCTGAATAGTGTGAACTTTTATTGAAATGTTCTGTAAACGTGTTTCAGAGTCTTTCTGACGGGATGTGGCTGCGCTGCGGATGCGCTGCGTCTTTACGCGTCTTGGCGTCTCCTCTCCGGGTTCTGGGGCTCCGGAGATGCAACACGGCGGCGTTCATGCCGGAGTCTACCGGCTTTGGAGGAGTGTCGGGTCGCTCGGGGCTGCAGGAGTTCTCCGTCTCCAGCAGTGAGAGCTTCTGGGCCGCCGTGGCGCGTCACAGACTGAGCTGGATCCGTCCTTTTACCGCCGTGCAGGACTGCGACCTGAGCCGAGGCAGGATCCGCTGGTTCGAGGGAGGAAAGCTGAACGTGTCTGGTGAGATCATCTGTTGTTTGTTCATAGAAAGCGAAAGCATCACACACCACTTGCTGTCATCACATCCAAACAGTGCCACTCATGGTGCGTTCATGGCACTGTTTGGATCGATAGTGGCGGTTCTAGACAAGCTGGGGCCAGAGTTTAATcacaatgacatttaaaaacttatattttactttataagtGAAAAATCTTAATACACAAAAAATCCCAACTTAGTTTTAAATATGTCTGAAATATtatatggtctagattttagtggtaaagtggtctaacccacaacccaaatatagcgttACAGTGGTGCTTCAGTGTTAGACCATtctacaaaacacacaactttgaacccatttttctcttaAACTACAGACAGTGGGTTAGACAgctctgcttccaaactgttattgtccaagatgcttcaaaaaattatccaaaatgattcaaaatgtgtccaaaatgacttgaaaatgatccagaattgcAGGAAATTTTCCAGAAATtatctaaaatgacaaacatttggtcacaatgacatgaaatagtctaaaatgactgaaaaatgatccaaaatcagtcagaatttctCTCAAATGATTAAAAGTGATCTAGAATAacactaaatttgtccaaaatgacttaaacatttatttattttgattttttttttttttttaacaaaagtgCATCAACTGAAACAATGAGGTCATCAGGGCCGGTGTTGAAATGTGAAACATCAGTGGTTTGGTTTCCTGCCATTCAAAATCCACTATCACTACAGCAACAGGATAcggctagaagatccctggttcgtgtccaggccttcccaggatcttcctgcatggagtttccatgttctcctgtacatgtgtgggttttcttcaggttctccagtttcctctcacagtccataaacatgctgaggttaactggtgactctaaattgtctgtaggtgtgaatatgagtgtgattgtttgtctctatatgtagtcctgtgatagactggtgacctgtccaggtgtcccctgccttcaccctcagtcagctgggagagACTCCAGAAGTGAGTAatctctctgtgtttctttatCTACTCATGCAGTGAACTGCCTGGACCGACACGTCCACACCTGTCCCGACAGAGTGGCTCTGATGTGGGAGCGAGATGAGAAGGGCTCAGAGGTCAGGTACACCTACAGGTGAGGTGGCTCGGGtcggtgtttttgtgttgatattGAAGCTCCGTAGCTCATTGGTGTTTCTGCAGGGAGCTGCTGGAGATGACGTGTCGTGTGGGCAACCTGCTGCGGCGCCACGGCGTGAAGAAGGGGGATTGTGTCACCATCTACATGCCCACCTGCCCTCTGGCCGTGGCCTCCATGTTGGCCTGCGCTCGCATCGGCGCCGCCCACAATGTGGTGTTTGCAGGCTTCAGTGCAGAAGCTCTCGCAGAGAGGATCAGAGACGGTGAGATATTTCCATTTTAGAGCTGCACCACTGTTGATATTTTATGTCAACAATGGATTACATAAGGGCCACACAGCTGTTCTGTGGtcagcactgtcaccttgcagctacacaacaggccaaaagtttggaaacacCTTCAAGTTTTTGTTCagaatgtctttcttaaaaaggtaaaaataataaaaaacagtatGAGTTCTATGGATTTTGGGATATAATTACTGCATGATATGACTATGCTTTCATTGACATGCACCATTTTCCTCCATTTACCTTTAGATATACTCTACGATTCAAAAGtctgaggtcacccagacaatttcacgttttccgtgaaaactcacacgtttattcatgtgctaacataactgcacaacggttttctaatcatcaatgagtctttcaacaccattagctaacacaatgtagcattagaacacaggagtgatggttgctggaaatgttcctctgtacctctatggagatattccattaaaaatcagctgtttccagctagaatagtcatttaccacattaacaatgtctagactggagatctggtttatttaatgttatcttcattgaaaaaatctttcaaaaataaagacatttctaagtgaaccccaaacttttgaatggtagtgatGCTACCAGacaattgctgaataaatgttgaCAAAAGAAAAGACGGATTTAGTTTTAGAGTTTTGAGAATTTGTAAGAGccacaacttcagtgcaaaagtaaaaaaaaacaaatcatagtttgcattattcactttagctctttggattttgagagtttgcagacaaaaatcccaataaatctcaactgtgtcTCTATAACTACTATAGAAATGtctagaaagaaacagctgagtgaAGAAACAAAAGTACAGATATAAATACCTGTAATTACAGAAAATCtattctgatgagtgactcttATAATATATAATCatatttattttgctgcaaAGTACACCAatgaaaatctcttttttttttttttttactgcaaatctttttttttttttttttactacatattTGATCTTGCATCCAAatttttggcctgtagtgtagaAGGTCCCCAGTTTGcgtcctggcctgggatctttctgtgtggagtttgcatgttttccctgtgtatgcgtgggattttttaaaaaaagatattgaTACTGAAATGTGGGAAAAGCTTTCCTTGAATTGCCATGATGAAAAGAAAGTTACTGAGATGCTCTTCGAGACATGAAGCCTGCTTTAAGATGCTGTTAGATTAAAGGACAAGGGTCTGAAATGGGCTAACCTTGCAGTGTTTAGGTGAACAGAAACATGATTAGAAAATGAATGAGGCTGCTGGTTGTGTAAATAGTGAGTTGTTTTATGTTATGACACTGTGAGTGGGTTTAGTTTCTTCTGCTTGTGGCCAAACAATGAATTGAAGCCTCTGGAAACAACACTGATAAGATCCTGAATTCCAGTAAAGATGCAGGCTGGGGAACCAATGAATGATACctttcatataaaaaaaaaacagttttattagTTGCTAATGTACAAATATTGATCAGAGCAAATGTTTGTGAGGCTCTGTTGTCtttagtgggtttttttgtgacGTATTTCGAATGTTTTCCCAACTTGGTAGCTGTTGTCCATCACAGTTATCCAGTGTTTATGAAATCAGATTGACATAAAGTGATATAAAGTTGAATTAAAAGGCAAGAAAACTGTAGTGACAGTTGAATGTTTAAATTAGTTTGTTTGCTTCACATTTGCAGCTCAGTCCAGCACCGTCATCACTGTGAACCAGGGCATCAGAGGGGGTAAGATCTTAGAGCTGAAGAAGACGGTGGACACGGCGGTCCAGAGCTGTCCAACAGTACAGCAGGTGTTTGTTGCCATGAGAACAGACAGTCCGGTTGCTATGACAGCTAGAGACATCGCCATGGAGGAGGTGAGGCAGCAGAGAGCCAATCAGAACCTGAATAAAACTCAAACACAAGCATCTTTTTCTCAATAAATACCCCcaaattgtgtctttttatgattCGATCAGCTTCTCAGATAATCAGATCAACCTCTGAAAGCTCATTCTCAACTCTGGAAACATCAGCTGACTGAACAATCTGATGTATTACTAACATCACTATGGGCTTAGTCCATTATGACGTCTCTGGTGTTAGTCATTGTGTCACGCAACAATGGAGATTTGAACATGACGCAACCTGTTGAGTAAGATCAGAACAGGTACTTCTCTGTAGTTAGATTGTTCTGTCAGTTGACAGTTTCAGCCATAAAGTTAATGTTTCTGTGCTTTCAAAAATGTTAGTTTCTCTTGTTATGTCTTTATGTCTTTCATACTTATACCgaacagccacaacattaaaaccactgacaggtgaagtgaataacattgatcgtATTGGTattatgtggtgttctgctggaaaactttggattttggcgtccatgttgatgagacttagacacccaaataaacattgtcccagaacaaacacactctttcatgcaaatggaaatcctAAATGTCACTAAAGGAAAATACACCTCACCACATCGCAAAAccatcaaacaatcaggaacatcttgaggaacatgacgatcacccaagatgttgatttgacctccaaacttcctagactccattctgatcaaacatcaacaggatgcagtggaacaagtccCACTGAACAACCCAgagaacccaaaggatccactgccaacgtcctggtccagaccccataggacaccctgagaggtcctctggtccaggcccaatggttcagagcatttttgaccacataaggggaccaacacagtattaggtggtcataatgtgaagcctgattggtgtatattaCGTGTTGTCCATCTACGTCATGCTAGTCCACTGTGTTGTGCAGGAGATGCTGAAGGAAGATGTGGTTTGTGAACCAGCTGCCATGAACAGTGAAGACACCTTGTTCCTGCTTTACACATCGGGCAGCACAGGGAAGCCTAAAGGCCTCGTCCACACTCAGGCCGGATACCTGCTGTACGCTGCACTCACACACAGGGTAAACATGACGCTCTCATTTTCATATCGCGCAATTTATAGTTGCCCATTGAGGCCTTGGACGACCAAAATGTGATCTGTAATCCAGATTCAGACCAGCTGTAGGGAAAATCTGAGTCCGGTCACAGCAGATTACATAAGAAGTTTCAGAGAAATGGTGCTTCAGTTTTTGCGTGTTGTGTTGAGTTCTAGATGTATTTTTCACTGCTCAAGTTTAAAGAGCCCACATTTAAAGAGcaaatattgtgctttttggGTTGTCCCTTTCCTTTAGTGTGTTATATGGctgcttttttgtgcatgtaaaagttCTGTAGTAGTAAAATATACAAGCCTGCCAGTCGTTGtcatcattttcaaaatccccttgaCCGAGTAACTGTTTAAATGAAATCCAAACAAACCTaagtatttttttccaatgtacTGTACAAGACCATAAAAGTTACAAAGCCCAAAGTCGACACTGATTGGAATTGATATCTCCTACTAAAAACACTGCTCCAAACCTGCCTGAAATGCCTTGTTTTTGATCCAGGATTTTCTTCAGTTACGTACACTACTCTtcaaaaaatttggggtcacttagaaatgtccttatttttgaaagaaaagcctttttttcaatgaagataacattaaatgaaccagaaatccagtgtagacattgttaatgtggtaaatgactattctagctggaaacagctgatttttaatggaaaatctcCATAGAGTTacaaaggaacatttccagcaaccatcactcctgtgttctaatgctacattgtgttagctaatggtgttgaaaggctaatggACGACTAGAAAActtttgtgcaattatgttagcacatgaataacagtgtgtgtgttcatggaaaacatgaaattgtgtgggtgaccccagacttttgaacggtagtgtgtctACATCACAGTGTAGCACATTTGCGTACCTAGCTAGAAGGCTAAATTGGCCCAAAGATGAGCAGCTCCCTCACAGTCCACCATTTGTTTTATAGCTACAGTTGCTTTTGCAAAAGCTACATCTCTGACTTTTTCAATTTGCAAGGTAACCCTTAACCTTAAGAAGAGTTaccttattactccgccaaggaatgcagcggagttcTGCGATGatcagcgtatgtttgtccgtctgtctgtctgtctgttagcaacattactcaaaaatggactaacagatttcaatgaaattttcagggaaggtcagaaatgacacaaggaccaagtgatcagattttggcagcaaTGTGCAGTATGAGTAATAGTtaatgaacattaaagcatgtaaacctATTCTACTAGACCTCAAAATTAAAGTGATCAACTTTGAAATGTGCATAATATAGGCTCTTCAAAACAAATTAGCATTAATCGATTTCTTAAACATAACTTCAGTCACCATTCATCTCATCCATCTTCACTTTCATCCCTAGTATGTCTTCAACTACCATGACGGAGATGTGTTCGGTTGTGTGGCTGACATCGGCTGGATAACAGGACACAGTTACGGCGTTTACGGACCTTTGGCGAACGGGGGAACCACTGTCCTGTTTGAGAGCACTCCTGTTTACCCCGACCCAGGTACTGTGTGAACACCAGCAGTGTGATAGGATCTTAATAACGATAAACTGATGCTTCATGTCACCTCATATCTGAATAGGCAGTTACAAAATAGCCAAGACAAAGGTGGGATTTATTTCTGATCGTGAAGATGAAAATTTTGACTTAAACTGACTtcataataactttatttatttttttatatagcacccttaagaacagtgttcacaaagtgctttgacagttaaaacatgcaacacaacaaTCAAACAAGATACAGGAGATGAGTCAGAGCAGTCAGTTAAAATAAccagtaaaaatgataataaattaattgAATAAGTAGCTAGATTAACAATCACAACCAACAAAGGAACtatgcagtttaaaaattaaagaatatgaTTGAGGGTTAaggttagaaattaaaaatcaaaaaaattagaGAAAGAATTAGAGATGATATTAAACCAatgaaccaggcagctaaaagtaaaataaaacaaggaagaatatctaaaataaacaggacacaatacaaaatagaacactaaaagtaaataaagctaaaggtgaacttcacataaaagcaagtctgtaaaagtggattttcagaagtgatttaaaagaagttaaagCACCATTTGAATTAAACAGATTGCAAGTTTAAGGCAAAAAGTAATTTcgagaaaaaaagagactatTATTACCTTGCCAAAGAACATgtcggagttatgtgacgatcggcgtaggtttgtctgtccgtctgtctgttagcaacattactcaacgACAGAcaaactgatttggatgaaattttcagggaaggtcagaaatgacacaaggaccgattcattagattttggcagtgatgcagcttatagtctggatccacggatttgttaaagatttctgcatcattgccaggtagcggcacggcgtcactgtaaccatgactacaagtgaacgctacgtcagctgcctgctaaagatcacatgattgcgatcctactacaaatccactgctgtggacttatcgggactttttggaaatgatacaaggaacagttgattaaattgtgggggtgtttctgagtctcatcatttcccaccgcccgctacatacttaggtcacatgattcggtatctgtatgtaaaatacacatgcataacacacgcctgtgctcagcgcaaggtcattttgtttgtgggtacagctatattaaatggacacattctatgttgctgtagtttctgatcatcagtttctaataaacagacaaatgctgcatttcttttaaa contains the following coding sequences:
- the LOC111566658 gene encoding acetyl-coenzyme A synthetase 2-like, mitochondrial gives rise to the protein MWLRCGCAASLRVLASPLRVLGLRRCNTAAFMPESTGFGGVSGRSGLQEFSVSSSESFWAAVARHRLSWIRPFTAVQDCDLSRGRIRWFEGGKLNVSVNCLDRHVHTCPDRVALMWERDEKGSEVRYTYRELLEMTCRVGNLLRRHGVKKGDCVTIYMPTCPLAVASMLACARIGAAHNVVFAGFSAEALAERIRDAQSSTVITVNQGIRGGKILELKKTVDTAVQSCPTVQQVFVAMRTDSPVAMTARDIAMEEEMLKEDVVCEPAAMNSEDTLFLLYTSGSTGKPKGLVHTQAGYLLYAALTHRYVFNYHDGDVFGCVADIGWITGHSYGVYGPLANGGTTVLFESTPVYPDPGRYWDMVERLQINQFYGAPTAIRLLLKFGDEWVNKYDRSSLKTLGSVGEPINTEAWEWYYRVVGEERCPVVDTWWQTETGGICIAPRPSDPDAEIVPGMAMRPFFGIKPALMDTEGKVISGNDASGALCLAQPWPGMARTIHNDHQRFMETYCQPYPGYFFTGDGAYRSVEGYYQITGRLDDVINVSGHRIGTAEIEDAVNQCPAVAESAVIGYSHDIKGQAVFAFVVLKKNVDVEEADLSRQLNGIVSEKIAKYACPDFIQFVQRLPKTRSGKIMRRVLRKVVELDLDSLGDLSTLDDPAAVQEIIQGHRELLSK